The following proteins come from a genomic window of Miscanthus floridulus cultivar M001 chromosome 2, ASM1932011v1, whole genome shotgun sequence:
- the LOC136537508 gene encoding LOW QUALITY PROTEIN: uncharacterized protein (The sequence of the model RefSeq protein was modified relative to this genomic sequence to represent the inferred CDS: deleted 1 base in 1 codon), protein MPPGADASSLAAAVLAAATPPAAAAATSRVLDYLARHADDQPRAFFADAFPSLLYRLFVSAASSPSFIDLAAADPALADLLLSLLSHNGPLLAAAAAADSLALIRYVFPSERLPDWLRLALGSPPSTDLASPLLSRRVASELHLSVFEYYLFWFAYFPVSSASSAARAASASNPRLTSRARLETWVSTLATTAIRKPGQKPESSLYLRLLYAYLRELVPTCTPLGKMPGGGTLLHRPPRDGADAIDSFARAEFFLHTLVQFWLVGDDFSPLPMQTCHAIGLRLPSRARADLSERPPSPGLGDAVKLLVMYLNCCDGRALVDARIPSPQGMPVSNGLCDTQVGFWNPLIQRPLYRFVLRTFLFCPIGAVIKNATQVFSVWLAYMEPWKVTQQELDGYGKQQAGDEKEPQTTKMVYNSSWRTYVLSNYLFYNSMIVHFLGFAHKFIHSDVASVLLMVHKVLEVLSSSPELLGLLHKVDAACHSRLVASSPAFDEVLKYVPSIHEQLKDWEDGLSESDADGSLLHEHWNSDLRLFSYDENGAYNLLQLLLIRAESEILRLPGDTQQAFQTLDSIKSQMKTAFQGHIERINGNTSLEKLHSQHDQVRGEVFTPKHPSLRKGSWADVKYKGEWMKRPISETEVAWLARILIRLSDWLNDALGLDCADTKAAFASSYI, encoded by the exons atgccGCCCGGGGCCGACGCGtcctccctcgccgccgccgtcctcgccgccgccacgcccccggccgccgccgccgccacatctAGAGTGCTCGACTACCTCGCCCGCCACGCCGACGACCAACCGCGGGCCTTCTTCGCCGACGCCTTCCCGTCCCTGCTCTACCGCCTCTTCGTCTCCGCCGCGTCCTCCCCATCCTTCATCgacctcgccgccgccgaccccgcGCTCGCCGACCTCCTGCTCTCCCTCCTCTCCCACAACGGTccgctcctcgccgccgccgccgccgcagacaGCCTCGCCCTCATCCGTTACGTCTTCCCCTCCGAGCGCCTCcccgactggctccgcctcgccctcggGTCTCCCCCCTCCACCGACCTCGCCTCGCCGCTCCTGTCGCGCCGCGTCGCCTCCGAGCTCCACCTCTCCGTCTTCGAGTACTACCTCTTCTGGTTCGCCTACTTCCCTGTCTCGTCCGCATCCTCTGCCGCCCGCGCCGCATCCGCCTCCAACCCTCGACTCACCTCGCGCGCCCGCCTCGAGACCTGGGTCTCTACTCTCGCCACCACGGCCATCCGCAAACCCGGTCAGAAGCCCGAGAGCTCGCTATACCTCAGGCTGCTCTATGCCTACCTCAGGGAGCTCGTGCCAACGTGCACTCCGCTGGGTAAGATGCCCGGGGGCGGCACCCTGCTCCACCGGCCACCCAGAGATGGCGCGGATGCTATCGACTCGTTTGCACGGGCCGAGTTCTTCCTTCACACCCTTGTCCAGTTCTGGCTTGTCGGCGATGACTTCTCCCCTCTCCCCATGCAGACTTGCCATGCAATAGGTCTGCGGTTGCCGTCTCGTGCTCGTGCCGACTTGAGTGAGCGGCCACCATCACCAGGCCTGGGTGATGCAGTGAAGCTGCTTGTCATGTACCTCAACTGCTGTGATGGCCGCGCATTAGTCGATGCGCGCATACCATCTCCTCAAGGAATGCCAGTGTCCAATGGGCTCTGCGATACCCAGGTTGGGTTCTGGAATCCGTTGATACAGAGGCCTCTGTATCGGTTTGTACTAAGGACCTTCTTATTCTGCCCCATCGGCGCCGTGATAAAAAATGCGACACAAGTCTTCTCTGTGTGGTTGGCTTACATGGAGCCATGGAAAGTTACCCAACAGGAGCTGGATGGGTATGGCAAGCAGCAAGCCGGGGATGAGAAGGagccacaaacaaccaagatggTGTACAATTCATCGTGGAGGACATATGTTCTGTCAAATTACCTGTTCTACAACTCGATGATTGTGCATTTCCTGGGATTTGCGCACAAGTTCATCCATTCTGACGTTGCCTCAGTGCTGCTAATGGTACACAAG GTGTTGGAGGTCTTAAGCTCTTCCCCGGAGCTATTAGGTCTTCTCCATAAAGTGGACGCTGCTTGTCACTCTAGGCTAGTGGCATCATCCCCAGCATTTGATGAGGTGTTGAAGTATGTGCCATCAATCCATGAACAGCTAAAG GACTGGGAGGATGGTTTGTCAGAAAGCGATGcagatgggtcattgttgcatgAGCATTGGAACTCTGATCTAAGGCTTTTCAGTTATGATGAGAATGGGGCTTATAATCTTCTTCAG CTACTTCTGATCCGAGCAGAGTCAGAGATACTACGCCTTCCAGGTGACACGCAACAAGCATTCCAGACGCTGGATTCTATCAAGTCACAGATGAAAACAGCCTTCCAGGGCCACATTGAAAGAATTAATGGGAATACCTCGTTGGAGAAATTACATAGTCAACAC GATCAGGTGCGTGGGGAGGTATTCACACCTAAGCATCCCAGCTTGAGGAAGGGTTCTTGGGCTGATGTTAAATACAAAGGTGAGTGGATGAAAAGGCCCATCTCAGAGACTGAAGTGGCCTGGCTTGCAAGGATTCTGATCCGCCTCTCTGATTGGTTGAATGATGCCCTGGGGCTTGACTGTGCTGAT ACCAAAGCTGCTTTCGCGTCGTCATATATATAA